One segment of Fusarium falciforme chromosome 13, complete sequence DNA contains the following:
- a CDS encoding Cupin-5 domain-containing protein, which yields MSECHRDEPDLGITKPCFIPVSQDESPLVASHIETLGLEPHIEGGYFKETDVSVASISSPYALEPLSEETLSLTGGLRSDFRPLFRRLSTTIYYYLTPNRPQCHFHRNRSRIVHSLHLGRGRYVLISPDGHVETYVVGHNTEKGERLQWIIEGGVWQASYLLDAKDGENEGLLISETVVPGFEYADQEFLSEAGLRSLLPAGQAKELEWLESFNPKTGNAESKDLESPKSPDDSFAIDNDERKEGDHQTGVDMVGNGLKSSCLDSNGPRNYFFDSNGLGGSINDNKVERNILDNELKSMASETAMWREGCNWPLRQ from the exons ATGAGCGAGTGCCATCGCGATGAGCCTGACCTGGGCATTACCAAGCCTTGCTTTATCCCGGTTTCGCAAGACGAAAGCCCCCTCGTGGCGTCGCACATCGAGACCCTCGGCTTGGAACCGCACATTGAAGGTGGCTACTTCAAAGAGACCGATGTTTCCGTTGCCTCTATTTCCTCACCTTATGCTCTTGAACCCCTATCCGAGGAGACCCTCTCTCTGACGGGTGGTCTTCGTTCCGACTTCAGACCGCTGTTCCGCAGACTTTCGACCACCATTTACTACTACCTCACACCCAACCGCCCACAGTGCCACTTCCACCGTAACCGCAGCCGCATTGTCCACTCGCTTCATCTGGGCCGCGGCCGGTACGTGCTCATCAGCCCCGACGGACATGTCGAGACGTATGTCGTGGGACACAACACTGAGAAGGGCGAACGGCTCCAGTGGATTATTGAAGGAGGTGTCTGGCAGGCCAGTTACCTGCTTGATGCCAAGGATGGCGAGAACGAGGGACTGCTGATCTCAGAGACCGTCGTGCCAGGATTCGAGTATGCTGACCAGGAGTTTCTGTCTGAAGCGGGTTTGAGAAGCTTGTTGCCGGCAGGTCAAGCGAAGGAGCTGGAGTGGTTA GAGAGCTTCAACCCCAAGACCGGCAACGCAGAGAGCAAGGATCTTGAGAGCCCCAAGTCTCCAGACGATTCCTTTGCAATTGACAACGATGAGCGCAAGGAGGGTGATCACCAGACTGGGGTCGACATGGTTGGCAACGGACTGAAGAGCAGCTGTCTCGACAGCAATGGGCCTCGGAACTATTTTTTCGACAGCAACGGCTTGGGCGGCAGCATCAACGACAACAAGGTTGAGCGCAATATCCTTGATAACGAGCTGAAGAGCATGGCGTCCGAAACAGCGATGTGGAGAGAAGGATGTAATTGGCCGCTCCGCCAATGA
- a CDS encoding Alcohol dehydrogenase 1, translating to MPITEIPKEQCAQVLEKPGGLVIHKKIPVHMPGPDEVLVNVKYSGVCHTDLHAMMGDWPLKRKIPLVGGHEGAGVVVAKGELVKNLEIGDHAGIKWLNGSCLHCTFCLQGDEQLCPQALLSGYTVDGTFQKYAIAKAAHITRIPSECSLEDVSPILCAGLTVYKGLKESGVRAGQYVAIVGAGGGLGCFALQYAKAMGIHSIAIDAGNDKSKACKDLGAAAFVDFQKSSDIAADVRAAVPDGFGPHAVLVLATHEQPFQQAYNYVRSHGSVVCIGMPGHAHLKAPIFDTVVRMVNIKGSYVGNRQDAAEAIEFFRLGLIKAPHKLVGLSQLQDVYDMMLKDEVVGRYVVDTSK from the exons ATGCCTATTACTGAAATCCCAAAGGAGCAATGCGCGCAAGTACTCGAAAAGCCCGGAGGGC TGGTGATTCATAAGAAAATCCCGGTGCACATGCCAGGCCCTGATGAGGTCTTGGTTAATGTGAAGTACTCGGGCGTCTGTCACACCGATTTACacgccatgatgggcgaTTGGCCGCTGAAGAGGAAAATACCTCTAGTTGGTGGTCACGAAGGCGCTGGTGTCGTGGTCGCCAAGGGTGAGCTTGTCAAGAACTTAGAGATTGGTGACCACGCCGGGATCAAGTGGCTGAATGGCTCTTGCCTCCACTGCACTTTCTGCTTGCAAGGCGACGAGCAGCTGTGTCCTCAGGCTCTCCTCTCCGGCTACACCGTCGACGGCACTTTCCAGAAATATGCTATTGCCAAGGCGGCACATATCACCCGCATCCCTAGCGAGTGTAGCTTGGAAGACGTTTCCCCGATCCTCTGCGCAGGACTCACTGTCTACAAGGGGCTCAAGGAATCTGGTGTCCGCGCGGGGCAATACGTTGCTATAGTTGGCGCAGGTGGTGGCCTCGGATGCTTCGCTCTACAGTACGCTAAGGCCATGGGTATCCACAGCATCGCCATCGACGCAGGCAACGACAAATCCAAAGCATGCAAAGATCTGGGCGCAGCGGCGTTCGTCGACTTCCAAAAGTCCTCGGATATTGCCGCGGATGTTAGGGCTGCGGTCCCAGACGGGTTCGGACCCCACGCTGTCCTCGTGCTCGCAACCCACGAACAGCCATTCCAGCAGGCGTACAACTATGTTAGATCGCACGGCAGCGTCGTGTGTATTGGTATGCCGGGCCATGCACATCTTAAAGCACCAATCTTTGACACTGTCGTTCGCATGGTCAACATCAAAGGCAGTTATGTGGGGAACCGTCAGGACGCGGCCGAGGCTATTGAATTCTTCCGACTTGGCCTAATTAAAGCGCCGCACAAGCTTGTTGGTTTGAGTCAGCTACAGGATGTATATGATATGATGCTTAAGGATGAGGTTGTGGGTCGGTATGTGGTTGATACAAGCAAGTGA
- a CDS encoding DOMON domain-containing protein — translation MKSIARVAVTSMMAFLTQSASATPATYCTGDFNDVCYGWGVPESTAVSGSGSIFFRLEAPADYQWVALGTGSGMSGSTMFVLYQDGSGNVTLSTRKGHGHDMPEYSLVQGVKLLAGTGVSNKTMIANIQCDGLTNMDFSGSNHWIGAWKKGQSLDSANVRAFIEEHDGTDEFSVDFAKASISADQNPFTNSSSKQAGSGSGNSAVSGGGGEDHSGTIHGIIMSIVFLIGFPIGSVLMPLIGKWLVHAGWQIIVFAGMWGGFGIGKIAADRNGQWFNEPHVQLGLAICLLMILQPVLGWLHHRNFVRHRKRTPVSHGHLWYGRALMIIGIINGGIGLQLAEASTGLIVAYAVVGVVVFLSYVAGAVRKEMMRQKGKKGMEQIDCNSSSALELMP, via the exons ATGAAGTCCATCGCTAGAGTAGCCGTCACTTCGATGATGGCATTCC TTACCCAAAGCGCATCAGCGACACCGGCCACCTACTGCACCGGTGACTTCAACGACGTATGCTACGGCTGGGGCGTCCCAGAGTCAACCGCCGTTTCAGGCTCTGGCAGCATCTTCTTTCGCCTCGAAGCTCCCGCCGACTACCAATGGGTCGCCCTCGGAACAGGGAGCGGCATGAGTGGTTCTACCATGTTTGTCCTGTACCAGGATGGCTCCGGAAACGTCACTCTAAGCACGAGGAAGGGACATGGGCATGACATGCCCGAGTACAGCCTGGTGCAAGGTGTCAAGTTGCTCGCGGGAACTGGAGTCTCCAACAAAACCATGATTGCCAATATCCAATGCGATGGGCTTACCAATATGGACTTTTCTGGATCCAACCATTGGATCGGGGCATGGAAGAAGGGTCAATCCTTGGACTCTGCCAACGTTCGCGCCTTCATTGAAGAGCACGACGGCACGGACGAGTTCTCGGTCGACTTTGCCAAAGCCAGCATCAGCGCCGACCAGAACCCCTTCACCAATTCATCGAGCAAGCAGGccggctctggctctggcaacAGTGCCGTCTCTGGCGGCGGTGGCGAAGACCACAGTGGGACAATCCATGGCATCATCATGTCGATAGTCTTCCTGATAGGGTTCCCCATCGGGTCCGTGCTGATGCCTTTGATCGGTAAATGGCTTGTTCATGCTGGTTGGCAGATCATCGTCTTTGCAGGCATGTGGGGTGGTTTCGGCATTGGCAAGATTGCCGCCGACAGAAACGGCCAG TGGTTCAACGAGCCTCATGTGCAGCTCGGTCTAGCCATCTGTCTCCTCATGATCCTGCAGCCTGTGCTGGGTTGGTTACACCACCGCAACTTTGTCAGGCACCGGAAGCGAACCCCTGTCAGCCACGGACATCTCTGGTACGGGCGAGCGTTGATGATCATTGGCATCATCAACGGAGGCATCGGACTGCAACTGGCCGAAGCCTCTACCGGCCTGATAGTTGCATATGCCGTAGTTGGAGTTGTCGTGTTCTTGTCGTACGTGGCGGGGGCCGTTCGCAAGGAGATGATGCGGCAGAAGGGTAAGAAGGGGATGGAGCAAATCGATTGCAACTCTAGCAGTGCTCTCGAGTTGATGCCATGA